The region CTGGACATGAGCAATGCTAACTTGCTAAGTGAACTTGAACAATTAATATTTAGTTAAATTCAGTCACATTTGACAACATGGTGAACTATAACAAGTTTTTTTTGGAGGGGATGAACTATAACAAGTTAACTACACAGTGAACCATAACAAGTTAAATACATAATGGAAGTTAACAATTATAGTCTCACAAAGTTAAAATAACTACACATACACACTAAAAATAATCCAGTGCTCATTGAAATTAACTTCATGTTAATCCAACCACATTGGCACACTGGACATGAGATGAAGATAATTAGACAACACACAGATAATTACGCACTAAGAACTACATAATGAAACTACAATCTTTTTCTTAACAACTTCAGCAGCAGTTAACTAGACACTACATAGTAAACTACCACTATCGGAATGAAGGTTCCATATTTCTTTTCACATTTTGAACAACAAGATTGAGTTAAATTCAATGAAACTACCATCTTTTTCCTCAACAGCTAGATTCAGTTAAATTCAGTGAAAGTTCCATCTTTTTCTTCAACAACAAGATTTAATTAAATTGAGTGAAATTACCATCTTTTTCTTCAACAACAAGATTCAGTCACCTTATAATATAACAAGTTAACTACACAGATGAGTATGCACTTAAATCAAACAACTACAAACTGAAAATACCATCAATACTATGAACAATAGGATTGAGAGCAACTTAATCTAACACTACACACTACTAGCCATTTACAGAGCAAAGTGCTAAGCTAGAACAATAAGCCGAGCATTGCTTACCTGCACAGCACAACCGTAAAACCTCCTCCTAGTGTCTATGCCATCAAATGCCACACATTTCTTCACACTGGCCTATTGAAGCTTGCATTTGATGGACGGATCAACCACTGTCCCACAGAAAGAAGCATCCACAATGGTCTCCGGGTTCTCATGCATTCACAACCTCTAACCAATGGTTCCTTCCCCAGAGACTCGAATGCGATCTAAAATCAAAAATCCCCAAAtctaaaccctaaccctaacccgtcGGAACAGTTAACCATAAATCAATGTCCAtgacggtgtactggaggtcgtcaCCACTGCTCTcctctccgtttttccatgaagacATCGCATGGCGGCGGCGAGCAGGAGCGGCGTCGGTGTTGACGTCGAGTGAGAGCGAGAGTGAGAGTGAGCAAGTGAGTGAGAGAGTGAGCAACTGAATGAGCTGCCGTCAACACCACCACTTTGGATCACTGACCATTAACGGTTGCCATTACACCTGTTGCCACATGGTTGATTTCCCATGTCAAAACTTGATTAGAATTTTTGTCAGTTCTTTTTGCCACCGCCACTGTCAATGATAGAGTTCGGTGTGTTTGCCATGTTTTGGAAAGTGGTGGTTTTTTGTGACTTGTGACATGATTGTGGTGGTTTATGCATTTCACTCTACTTGGTATCACCAGACTAATACGACACTCTTCTCCTTCCCCCGTTCTCTCCTTCCTACCGATCCCAAATTCATGTGAATTACTACTGCTACCTCTATCAATTGGGATATCCTGGTGTGTCCTTAACATTATGTTGGAAGCAGACAACACATGTTCACTGGATGAAGGATTGGGATCAAAACACGAAGTACTTCCACACACGGTGGGGTTGGACAGAAAAAAGAAAAGTTATGAATCGTCTTAAGAGGCTTAATTAGGAGGGAAGATGGGAGtgtagttgaggaggaggaggccatgaCCATGAGAGAGGTGGCAACTAACAAATTTACAAGCCTTTCTCATTAAGATACTTGCACAACCATTTACTCGGCAAGCACTTGTTTTTAATTTCAAGGACTATGCAACTACCTAGTCTTCTTTCATTGCATTTCCTTGCTCTTTGACGTGTTAGGATTTGTCGTCACCACCTGCTTTCTTCTCTCCATggtttgtcttgtactccaagctaTTCTAACACGGGTGATTAGTCAATTGATTTGGTTGGGGACGGTTTACCAAATCTATGGAAGCTCATTGACCAGCCACACAAATCCCTGAAGGACACGGAAACATGGCAAACAATAAGAAAACTTAACCAAACCTGCTATGACAGGGTCAGTTGCTTGTCAAAGTTATCCATTTCTCCATCGTGTATACAACTATACAATGACATCTTCTCCGATAGTACTACAATTTCGCCAGTCAAGCTACAGAGAATTTACTAACGCAGCCTCACCTCTCAATCAAAATCCAGAGAAACACTTCTCGAAGCAAGATCATGGAGGTCATGGCGGGGGCTGTGACGAGCGCCCTCCTCTACAAGCTGGACGCCGTGCTGACGGACGAGTACAGGCTGCAGAGGAGCCTGAGGGGCGAGATCATGTTCCTCCGAGCCGAGCTGGAGAGCATGCAGGCGGCCCTCGAGAGAGTATCCTCGTCGTCGGCGCAGCCGGTCGACAGGCAGGTCAGGATCTGGGCAGGGCAAGTGAGGGAGCTCTCCTACGACGTCGAAGACAGCATCGACAGATTCATGGTGCGCGTTGACCTCCACCATCCCTGGTTCAGCGGGTTCATCGGCAGGTGCCTGAACCTGCTCACCACAGCCCGGGCCCGCCACCGGATCGCCGCCGATATCAGGGGCATCAAGGGCCGCGTCAAGGAGGTCGCTGACCGGCGCGACAGGTACAGGGTCGACGACGATGTTTCCGCCGTCCGGCGGCCCGGGGGCACCACCATCGACATCGACCCTCGCTTGCATGGCATGTACGAGGATTCGGCGAGGCTCGTCGCGGTAGGCGGGCCGAGGGCGGAGCTCTGCAGGTTGTTGGTGGAGCAAGAAGGCGCGGCTACCATGGATGGTCAACTGAAGGTGGTCTCCATTGTTGGGATTGGTGGCCTGGGCAAGACGACTCTGGCCAACGTCGTGTACCAACAGATCAGAGGGCAGTTTGATTGCGACGCCTTTGTCACCGTGTCCCTCAAGCCTGATCTGAGGAGGGTTTTAGCCAGCCTCCTCCGTCAGGTCAGTAAGCAGAGTTACAGCGAGGTTGAAGCATGGGATGTTGTGGAACTCATTGACAAAATCAGAAAAATTCTTCGGGATAAGAGGTACCTAACGAAAAAACCCCATGCACTTTATATTAACAAGTGTTACGTTAGCTAGGAGTATATTGCAAAAAATAGCGATTTTCGAACCATTTCCTATAAGAGAATGGTTTCCATTACTTTGAGAAATGGATTCTTATATCAAACTATAGCTATTGCATTAAAGAAGATAAGAAACTAATAGAAGTCGAAGACGCGGAATGATAGTGAATAGAGAGAAAGattcttctgattttcttgtttCTATCTACTAGACGCCATAGAGAATTGAGAATTTTCATGTCTTTCAATTCTCGTACTCGTAAGCGCCCATTCCCATTTTGGGCGGAACTGATCTACTAATTCTTTTATTCCAGTTAGTAAGAGGAATCTTGAACTAAGAAATAGACCTAGCAGCTAAAAGAGGGTATCCTGAGCAATTGCAAGAATGGGGTTCATTGATATTCCTGGTATAGTAGATGTATCACACATACAGTCATACTCAATTCGATGGAATTGTTTGATCTTAAAGGGGATCTTCTATAATTTCACATATAAGGGGTTATTTCTTGGTTTCGTCCGGTCATTAATAACTTGATTATTTTTAGATAATAGTAGATAGAAAGAACGCTCGTAAGGAGTCCTATTGAAACCAAGAAATATAGGACTGCTCACATCAGAATAGATAGAGTTTTCCCAAGAAACCTGCTAGTGGAGGAAGGCCTCCTAGCGATAAGAGACTAGAGAACAATTAGCAGATTTGGATTTGCGAATTATTATAGAGAATTCTTTGGTCGAATGGAAGGAATTAGAAGACGAGAGGTATAGTGGAGATGAGTGGGAAGATAAAAAAAGACGAATAAGAAATTTTTTTTTGATCCACATTACAGGCTATCactttttttaaaattttcaaaaaactaCCACAAAAGTGGATGGCTGTTCCAAAAAaccaaatgactatgtaatttaaaattgaTCCGGTTTATGACAGGTCGTGCCAACTCCTAAATAAACCCTTACTTGATTGTTTGTTTGACCGTTACCTTACATTTAGGGCCCATGTGTCAGctctctctccttccccttttCTTTCTTCTCTCCCTCGCTTTGCCTTATCTCTCTGCTGAGAGAAGGACACAGCATGGCCGGCACCAACGCTCTGCCGCCACCGCTGCTTGCCCTTGGAGCTCCACCCCCGCTGCTGCGTGCCATTGGAGCTCCCCCGCGTCCACCCACATGGCAGCAGCccttggagctccgccgccgctgctacTTGCCACCAACCATGGCCGCCGCATGCACGACCGCGTGCTCAGCTCTTTGCAGCTCCGCGCCACGGGGAGGCTTGCGCCGCCGCCTTCCTGCTTAGCCCGCGCCATGGGAACTCCCTCGCGAGCAATACCCCGGGCATGAAAACAGCACCATGGGAGCACCGCCGACCAGCAACCCAGACGTGTGAGCAGCGCCACGGGGTGTCTCCGGCGGCCAGCAGCCCGGATGGTCCAGAACCACCACGTGGAGCCCCGGTGACCAGTAGCCCGGCGGGTAAGCAACACCATAGGGTGTCTCCAGCGGCCAGCAGCCCGGGCGGCGCCAGATGCGCCCGTGAGCAGCAGCCTGGGCGGCGCCAGATGCGAACAGCTGCTGCTTGCCGCTGGTCATGGATGTTATAGccacggccaagcaacgcatgcagACCAACACATCGGCTCCGGCGACGAGCTCGATCGCGAGGACCCGATTCCTTTTTGTATTTTTTatagggacccgattgcttttctgAAATATAACAAGGACCCGATTGCTTCTTTAAAAATATTtgggccccacctatcataacCGTCAATGGTCAACCTAACGGTCAACCTGACAAGTGGGCCCGAGCTGTCATAATCTAGCTTAAAACTTAACTGCTCAACCATTAGGTTTTTCTGGAACAGCCAGCCACTtttgtagtagttttttttaaaggGTAGTTTTTTGTTGTGGGATAGAAAAATTAGTAGTTATTTCTATATACTCCATTAGCTAGCTTTAGTTGTGGGATAGAAAAATTAGTAGGTTGTATATGGATATTCCAAGTACCCTTTACTTTCTAGTGAATACTCATTTTTTGACTTGTTTTACTTTCTAACATGGTGCTACAAATTCACAGGTACTTAATCATAGTTGATGATATATGGGATGAATCAGCCTGGAACTGTATAAAGAGTGTACTAGTTGAGAACAAGTGCAGTAGCAGAGTAATCACAACAACACGTATTGCTGGTGTTGCAGCATCATGCAGCTCTTCCATCAACGGTAACATTTATAAACTTAATCCTCTTGCTCATGATGATTCAAGGAAGTTGTTCCATGAAAGAATATTTGGGAGTGAAGATGCTTGTCATGTGGAACTGAGAGAAATATCTGAGAAAATCATGAGAAAGTGTGATGGTGTACCATTAGCTATCATCACTATTGCCAGCCTATTGTCTCACAAACCAAAGAATATACATGAATGGGACACTGTCAACAAATCAATCGGTTCTGGACTTGAGAAGTTCCCCAATATGGAGAACATGCGTCAAATATTGTCTATTAGTTATTATGATTTGCCGTCCCATCTGAAACCCTGCTTTCTATACCTGAGTGTTTATCCGGAGGATTATACAATATTGAGTGATCACTTGGTATGAAGATGGATATCCGAAGGCCTTGTCCATGGAAGTGATGTGGATACCTTATATAAAGTGGGGTTCGGTTACTTCAATGATCTTATTAACCGAAGCCTAATTCAACCACAACATGTAGATTCTCGTGGCAACGTAGGGGCTTGTCGTGTACATGACATGGTCCTTGATTTGATCACATCCTTATCGATTGAAGAAAATTTTGTCACTACATTAGATAGCCATCAACCTAGTGATCTTTCAAAGAAGATACATCGATTATCCATCCAAAACAATCAAGAACATCACACCATGTCACTTTCTATGCTGAGCTTGTCCCACGTGAGATCATTTATCATCTTTCCTAGTGCTACAAAATTGATGCCGCCTCTTTCAAGATTTCAAGTTCTGCGAGTGTTGGATCTAGAAGGTTGCCGTGACTTGGTGAATCATCATATTGATGGTGTTGGGAATTTATTTCATTTGAGGTATCTAGGACTAAGGGATACAAATATTACCAAAATCCCGAAAGGAGTAGGGAATCTGTACTGTTTGCAAACATTGGATTTGAGTCAAAGTGGCATAATTGATCTGCCATCAACCATTGTTCAGTTAAGGAAACTTGTATGCCTATACATTGAAACATCGGCAAAGCTACCAGATGGGATTGGAGCCATGAAATCTCTACAGGTTCTATCTACCGTCGGTGTGAGTAACTCGCCAAACTTCTCAAAGGAACTAGGTTATCTTTCGGATATGAGGGTTCTTAAAATTTCGCTATCTGGAACATGGGACAAGAACTATGAGAAACATTTGTTATGTTCTTTGTGCAAGTTGACAAAAATCAAGGAAATAAACATTCAATCTTCCGGAGTTCCCACAAAATTCATTGTGGATTTAGGATGGACCCCTCACAACCTTCAATATTTTTTCGGCAACATACCTAGATTGCCGGAATGGATGAACTCCTCACTCTCAAAACTGTCCACTTTAATCATCACACTAGACAAAATCCAGCAGGAAGACCTTGGTACTCTCGGCAACATCCCATTTCTGAATTATCTCTGTGTTACAGTGCACAAAATCAAAAAGGCAGAAGAAAGGTTGATTATCGGTACTGATCATGCAAACTTTAAGTGCCTATCTGAGTTTCACATTCACAATGATTCATTGGGGATCATGTTTGTAGAAGGAGCTATGCCAAGGCTCCAAACCCTCGAGGTTACATTTCAGGTTCGCGAGGCGAAGGATGAATACAATAATTTTGAGGTCGGCTTGGAGAACCTCCATTCTATTAAGCTGGTCACAATTCGAATGCATTGTTCTGGTTCCAGTCTCGTTGAGGTGGAGGAAGCTGATGCTGCTATGAGGAAGACATCCCATGTGAATCCAAAACATCCGAGGGTTGACGTGATTAGATATTATGAAGATGAAATGATAGAGGACGAGGAGAAATCTCAACTCGAtgaggaagcattcaaagaacaagAGGTATTAATTATTGTCTTCTTTAGTCGCACAAAAATAAAAAGTACACGATCCAAGTTAGTGTTCCATTTTGTTACTTATTCCTAAAATGTTCCCTTTTCATCACCTTTAAAATGTTCCCTTTTCATCACCTTTTGGTGACTACCTAGCAAATCCACACATGTAATGTGATTTTTCACATGTAAACTCTATATCCATCAATACATTGTTGCATCTGATCCATTTTCAATCAACTGTTATTATTACCCCTATTATAATTTGTTCTTTTTAGGGTGAAAAGATTTTTATATTGCTCAGGGTAGCGGCCTGCTCATTACAATACTGTTCATAGAGACTATCTGGACACAAGCCATTTATAATAAGTTTATTTATAGAGCTTATCCAACTTCGAgaaaacacacacaaacacgcacatgCACGTAAACACATAAACATTTTTTGTGTAACAATCTGCTAATGGAACAGTGGCTGACTTAAGGAATATAACATTCTTATAACTTTTCTTGTGGGTAGATAAACTCAATGGTTGTTTTTTATCATAAACAAGATGATTATTGGGAAACTGAGGTTTAGATCACCCTTGATGATCACATGTCATTCGACCATACTTGACAATCACACGATTGAAAACAAGATGAACATGTTGTGCGATAACTGAAGACCATGATCAATTAATAAAAACACTACGTTTACATTGACAAGTTCGGGAGCTTTTTCTTCATTACGGTGTTGCCTTGTATAAAAACAAACAAATGAGCTACTCAACTCCAGGTTGTCTCTGCATATACTTCTTTATAAATCTCTCCCTGAAGAAGATTGTTTACCTTAATTAGCTATCTAGAAATCTTGCTTCACAAGATTACTTGACTTGTTAACGAGCTTACTTTACTTCTTGTCAAGCCTGCCTTATCTTGACAAGATTACTTGACCTCTAGGATGAGAGGAATCATTCATGGCAAGCTGACTTGCTTCTACGTGGCAAGCTTGCTTAGCCTTCAAGCATATGCTTCAACGAGAAGCTAACTTGTCTTGCAATTTTGATTCCTTGTTGAGCCAAATGTCTGCTTGCATGAGCCATATGTCAATATCTTGGTAGTCTTCTCGCCAAAAAATTAATATCTCGGTACTCGCCACCAAACCATAGTTGTTtcataataacaataataatagtAGTTATTGAGAGATTAGGTGTAATACTATATCAACGGATATATAGTTCATACTTCATAGTACTCTCCTAGTTTGAGAAAAATAAGCAGTCATACCAACTTGGAGTAGAAGAGCAATGCCCCTCAAGTTTGAAGGATATGTTCAAATCTCCCCTTAATTCCCCGTTCGCACATCTACCCTATCACATTTTTTGAACTTTGATAGTGCAAATTTTGATTGGCACACTACATGAGCAAGTGATATAGTTGTTGTCATTGTAAATGAAATAGTCCTGACTACGAAAAGTAATAAGAAACACAAGATGTCAAAGGACACATTAAGTTAAGAAATCAAAGCTTATTATTTATGTTAATATTTTTTCCCAATGTAGTATACTTGATTAAAAAAATACTGAACTACACCCTCTCTTATatcagtttacagagggagtatttatatGTATACTAAGCTTGTGACTGATCAATACCATGTCACCTGTTATACGTGAAAGGTTTATATTAATAATTATTACCCCTTCTCTTGAATGCAGATCATTCTTGAGAAGATTGGACCCTGGGGAGGAAATACCGGGAGAAAACGAGACATAAAGGTGGCACCACGTTATCTAAGAAGTATGAGAATTTGCTGTGGTGATGTTATAGATGCGTTTGCATTTTCTTACCTGGACAGAAATGAGAATCTGCATGAGACACCTCTTTGGGGTGGTGTTGGTGGGACCATCCACACGGTGAGTAATGAACTTCTCATGCACTGTGCAAGACCTTGTTAAGATAAACTAGATTAAATGTACTCTCCAAAAGGTGCGACGCATGAATATCATTTTTATACAAAAAGTTCGATAATAAAATTAATACAGTGTTATTAACATCAAAAAATTTATCATAGATAAATTTAAAAATTCAGAAATACAAAGATTACACGTATGGTTCACACAATTAAGAATGGGAAGTGGTTCTTTATACACAAGACAGGAACGGATAATTTAAACAGATTGAGCTGccaaacatataaaaaataaactgTGTGCCCAAATTCCAAATATCAACTGAGCTATTCTAAATATTTACATATGTGAGCAGCTGTTTTCCATTAGCCAAAAGATTTCCCAATAAACATTTGAAGCTTGATATTACCATTGATTTTGCAGATTCTACTAGAACCCTCGGAGTTTTTGATTGAAATTTCAGGGACTTTTGGTCCATATGGTCAATTTCCCAGCATCATAAAGTCACTTATGCTTGTGACCAACTTACGTACCTATGGACCTTTTGGGCAGCTACATGGAACTCCTTTCCACTCTCGAGTGAAGAAAAACGGCAGTATTGTTGGCTTCTTTGGGTGCTCATGGGAATTTCTAGATGCAATAGGTGTTTACATTCATCCTTAGTTTCTAAAGCTTAGCTACGACTTCTCAGTGTTCTTTTTCTCGCGGGGAAGAACTCTCAGTGTTTATTAAAATTGTCAGTACTCAAACTCCATGATGTGTTCCTATAACAAATAAGACCCGTTCCTGATTTTTGTAATGATGAAGTGAATGTTGCCAACAGGGGAAGAATATTTTGGCTTGAACCCTGTCCATTTAAAGTTTAATTGCATTGATGTGTTGTTGCTTTTATTTGACTTAATATTTATGTTCTTCCACACCTTCATTATGCATTGACATGTATTTTTATTCTCTTTATTGGGAGTTTCCATACCCCAAATAGACCGCCGATGCTGCAGGAAAAGGATCATTTGATGGATGACGCAGCTGAAGTTTGGCCTCAAAGAACCAGGTCGCTGGGAGTAGGCCACTTTGCCCAAAACAGAATAACATGTAACATGTGTCGCCCCCAATTTGCTTAATCCAAACCaggacgcgcgcgcgcgcacacacacacacacacacacatgtttaGGCCAGCTAAAAAGATAGGTGGTCAAAACTTTCAGTGTGCTCGCAAAAGCGGCAAAAGCCTATTGCCTGGACCGTTTCTCTTTCAAAGTTACTCCTTGTAAGAGGGGCTTTATCCTGCTGACACCATTTCATACGCATGTTGGTAAGTGTTAACTCCCCTGTAAGCCAGAGCTCTACACATGAATTTGGCAGTGTCAGTTTCGTTAGTAGTGAGCCATCACTCAACCCAGTTGTCCCGATCAGCGAGAATGATAATTTCCAGCGTGTGCATAAGTTCACCCGCATTCACTAAGGTTCAGCAACCAAACTCTCTTGGTTTTCAGCTGCTTGGCACAAGGCAAGGGAACTGGAATTTTGAAGCTGATTTGCTCTAGTAATCATGCCAAAACCTCGCATTCCTACTGTTACCCCATCTTGTCGTAAACCATTCCAGAATTGagaccccccaccccccacccacccacacacacacacacaacaccagAGCTGGTGGTACCGCCAGTTGAGGAAAAGGGTGAGGCAATGGCGGTAGTCAAGGACTAGGGCGAAGGCGAGGCGGTCAAGCGGCACGGGGAAGCACGCGTCCAGTAACCGGtcaaggggagggggaggggggatcttGATGGAGGGCATGAAGAAGGGGTGGCTCATATCAATCTCATCGGAGAAGACGGTGATAAGGGGGGAGGTTATCATGGCAGGCGCGGAAGAGGCGGTGCCTGACAAGGCCCTGCCAAGGAGGGCTGCCAGGAAGGCAGAGGATCTCCCAGAGGAGGTCAAcaagtttattattattattttgcgaTGGATTCATCTGTGTTTTAAAGGATGGATTCTTCTGTGTTTTAAAGGTTCAATTTCGTGAGCTAACATGGAGGTAGCTTTTATCACTAAATTTGCGCTCTACCTGCTGTTAGGACCtattccctctgtccgaaaatacttgtcgaagaaatagaTACAAATGGatatatttagaactaaaatacatctagatacatccattcccaaGACAAGTATTTACGGGCAGAGGATTATTTTTTTGGACGGGAAATAGACTTTATCCATCTAGTCACAAGTCTATGGGATCAGTATCCCAAACGTTAGTCGAGCAGGCAGGCCTTGCTAAGCAGTCAAGGCCCTGGTTTGCATTGCGATTACAAAAACGGTCGGCGTAGATCATGGCATCCAGAACAAAATGGTTCGTGGCACCATTCAGTGCTTCCATGAGATATCAAGCAATCAGATTTTCAGTACATCCTAGCTGCAGCCAAACTTTTTGTTAACACTATTAACTGCTTCCAGGTAGAGCTAAAGAACATAGAATCAGCCTAGGCAGCACCAGCCACAGAATGCAGAATCCATTACATAGTCCAGGGGACACCTAAAAACGAAAATATATATTAGAAAGTGGCAAACGATATTAAACCAAAACGAACACAGGGGCACAGGGCAGCACAACACCACTTCCCCAGCCCCACCATCTTGGCTACGATCAAGTCAAGATCAACCTCCAGCAGCTTCCTCCCCCCAAAGATCCGCTGGTGCTGCAAGAAAAAAGGACCATTTTTCATGCATGGCTCCGCATAGGTCCACCAACCgtttcgacataggcatagtgtcggtctataaGACTCTACTCTTGCTGAATTGTCATTTTTTTTCTTGTCAGATTTTTgatgtttggctgtgtgcatcctagttatgcagaggccgggtgataCTCTAAATGCTTTGCTTTGTATCGCTTGATGCTgcattttgagataataaaagcgccctttatcgaaaaaaagaACTGGTTGCTGCACAAGTTTAACTCCAAAACTCAAGTAGTGTGGATACATAAGTTAGAAATCACACAAGTTAGTAATGTTGCATAAGTAGTGCACAATCGGTGGTCCAAATCGCACAAGTTCGTAATGCTGCATAAGTGATGCACTACAATGAACCTCCTGTGCTCAGTCATCTCATCACAATCGCACCCTATCTCTGTCATGCTTGATGTTGCTCATGACGTACTTCGTGTGGACATCATACCTCCAGGATGCTACAACGTCCGCCCAACCCCTGTTGT is a window of Triticum dicoccoides isolate Atlit2015 ecotype Zavitan chromosome 2B, WEW_v2.0, whole genome shotgun sequence DNA encoding:
- the LOC119360375 gene encoding disease resistance protein RGA5-like; protein product: MEVMAGAVTSALLYKLDAVLTDEYRLQRSLRGEIMFLRAELESMQAALERVSSSSAQPVDRQVRIWAGQVRELSYDVEDSIDRFMVRVDLHHPWFSGFIGRCLNLLTTARARHRIAADIRGIKGRVKEVADRRDRYRVDDDVSAVRRPGGTTIDIDPRLHGMYEDSARLVAVGGPRAELCRLLVEQEGAATMDGQLKVVSIVGIGGLGKTTLANVVYQQIRGQFDCDAFVTVSLKPDLRRVLASLLRQVSKQSYSEVEAWDVVELIDKIRKILRDKRYLIIVDDIWDESAWNCIKSVLVENKCSSRVITTTRIAGVAASCSSSINGNIYKLNPLAHDDSRKLFHERIFGSEDACHVELREISEKIMRKCDGVPLAIITIASLLSHKPKNIHEWDTVNKSIGSGLEKFPNMENMRQILSISYYDLPSHLKPCFLYLSVYPEDYTILSDHLV
- the LOC119367016 gene encoding disease resistance protein Pik-2-like, which produces MVLDLITSLSIEENFVTTLDSHQPSDLSKKIHRLSIQNNQEHHTMSLSMLSLSHVRSFIIFPSATKLMPPLSRFQVLRVLDLEGCRDLVNHHIDGVGNLFHLRYLGLRDTNITKIPKGVGNLYCLQTLDLSQSGIIDLPSTIVQLRKLVCLYIETSAKLPDGIGAMKSLQVLSTVGVSNSPNFSKELGYLSDMRVLKISLSGTWDKNYEKHLLCSLCKLTKIKEINIQSSGVPTKFIVDLGWTPHNLQYFFGNIPRLPEWMNSSLSKLSTLIITLDKIQQEDLGTLGNIPFLNYLCVTVHKIKKAEERLIIGTDHANFKCLSEFHIHNDSLGIMFVEGAMPRLQTLEVTFQVREAKDEYNNFEVGLENLHSIKLVTIRMHCSGSSLVEVEEADAAMRKTSHVNPKHPRVDVIRYYEDEMIEDEEKSQLDEEAFKEQEIILEKIGPWGGNTGRKRDIKVAPRYLRSMRICCGDVIDAFAFSYLDRNENLHETPLWGGVGGTIHTILLEPSEFLIEISGTFGPYGQFPSIIKSLMLVTNLRTYGPFGQLHGTPFHSRVKKNGSIVGFFGCSWEFLDAIGVYIHP